One window from the genome of Tachysurus vachellii isolate PV-2020 chromosome 5, HZAU_Pvac_v1, whole genome shotgun sequence encodes:
- the metrn gene encoding meteorin, producing MELFVWISVLMAMTGPSYSADECSWRGSGLARPEQGVEQVFLRCAEGSVEFLYPSGALRLTLLPRLPRHRVGGTSGMPSSVCVKPEPQWGGAQLYLEKGGILELLVSDMPGPSHIRCFSITPGESPALFLQATPHSDISRRIAAFRYELRGDRSTRLSVNSVDAEVDAEEGACRPCNDTEMLMSVCTSDFVVRGNIRAVDTDSEQRVSVIRVSATRVYRQKWPLFSSVGRLTYSGEIRTLLRCGVRAGSGSFLFTGHAHFGEAWLTCAPRYKDFLRVYERAKQDLQIPCTLNT from the exons TGGTCTCGCTCGGCCAGAGCAAGGTGTTGAACAGGTGTTCCTGCGCTGTGCCGAAGGCTCTGTTGAGTTCCTTTACCCCAGTGGAGCCCTGCGTCTCACGCTCTTGCCCCGCTTACCGAGACACAGAGTGGGTGGGACCAGCGGGATGCCCTCATCGGTCTGTGTTAAGCCAGAGCCTCAGTGGGGTGGGGCCCAGCTTTACCTGGAAAAAGGTGGCATCCTCGAGCTACTAGTGAGTGATATGCCCGGTCCATCCCATATTCGCTGTTTTAGCATCACTCCTGGGGAAAGCCCCGCCCTGTTCCTGCAGGCCACGCCCCACAGCGACATCAGTAGGCGCATCGCAGCATTCCGCTACGAGTTAAGAGGAGATCGGTCAACAAGGCTGTCAGTCAACTCTGTGGATGCTGAAGTGGATGCAGAAGAAG gagcaTGTAGGCCGTGTAATGACACAGAGATGCTGATGTCAGTGTGCACCAGTGACTTTG tggtgCGTGGGAATATCCGTGCGGTGGACACAGACTCAGAGCAGCGTGTGTCAGTGATCAGGGTGAGCGCTACGCGTGTGTACCGTCAGAAGTGGCCTCTGTTCTCCAGCGTAGGCCGCCTCACATACTCCGGAGAGATCCGCACGTTGTTGCGCTGCGGCGTCCGCGCCGGCTCCGGAAGCTTCCTCTTCACCGGACATGCCCACTTTGGGGAGGCGTGGCTTACCTGTGCTCCCAGGTACAAGGACTTCCTGAGAGTGTATGAGCGTGCCAAGCAGGACCTGCAGATCCCCTGTACCCTCAACACATGA